The following are from one region of the Betta splendens chromosome 15, fBetSpl5.4, whole genome shotgun sequence genome:
- the LOC114870538 gene encoding long-chain fatty acid transport protein 1-like: MRRMSGVILCLGVLGAVKLLSLYWICSMSVGLGLCLAWTGSWRLIYIALRTIKRDLMCLAVILRLRVSMCWNLKHRRTIPALFAQTAGLHPDKPALIYEATGEVWSFRELQERCDAVAHWALAQGWAEGDVVALYMDSHPSVVALWLGLATVGVEAAFINHNLRQRSLLHCVCVSGARAMVFGTEMSEAVCEVSGSLQPDMVLFSCGERQEDGGNLWSLRVQSLDALLARCPKQPPSYTLRKGFNDRLFYIYTSGTTGMPKAAVVVHSRYYRIVSSTFHSFGLRHDDIIYNCLPLYHSAGTVMGVGQCLLFGLTVVIKRKFSASRFWDDCVKHNCTVIQYIGEICRYLLAQPVRQSEALHRVRVALGNGLRSSVWEEFVHRFRIKQVGEFYGATECNCSLINIDGKVGACGFSSRIMSGFYPVRLVRVQENGELLRDSQGLCIPCLPGEPGMVVGRIGHNDPFRRFDGYVDLDSTKQKVAHNVFSVGDSAYVSGDIMVMDDYGYIYFKDRSGDTFRWRGENVSTTEVEGVLSALLGHTDAAVYGVSVPAVEGKAGMAAIAHEGPLDLDAFLSSVRKALPSYACPVFLRIMPSVDTTGTFKIQKMRLQRKGYKPQDASEKIYFLNSRAGRYEAVTDELYDAIVEGKVRL; the protein is encoded by the exons ATGCGTCGGATGAGCGGCGTCATACTGTGCCTCGGTGTGTTGGGGGCTGTAAAGCTGCTGTCCCTCTACTGGATATGCAGCATGTCAGTGGGGCTGGGGCTCTGCTTGGCCTGGACCGGTTCCTGGAGGTTGATTTATATCGCTCTACGCACCATCAAGAGAGACTTGAT GTGCCTGGCTGTTATTCTGCGACTGAGGGTTTCCATGTGTTGGAATTTGAAACACAGAAGAACCATTCCTGCCCTGTTTGCTCAGACGGCGGGGCTGCACCCGGACAAACCTGCCTTGATCTATGAGGCCACTGGAGAA GTTTGGAGCttcagggagctgcaggagcgctGTGACGCCGTGGCACACTGGGCTCTGGCCCAAGGCTGGGCCGAGGGGGATGTCGTGGCCTTGTACATGGACAGCCACCCCTCAGTGGTGGCTCTGTGGTTGGGTCTGGCCACGGTCGGTGTAGAAGCCGCGTTCATCAACCACAACCTCCGccagcgctcgctgctgcaCTGCGTCTGCGTGTCTGGCGCTCGGGCGATGGTGTTCGGGACAGAGATGAGCGAAG CCGTGTGCGAGGTGAGCGGCTCTCTGCAGCCCGACATGGTTCTGTTCAGCTGTGGCGAGCGTCAGGAGGACGGGGGGAACCTCTGGAGCCTCCGCGTCCAGAGCCTGGATGCGCTGCTGGCCCGCTGCCCCAAACAGCCGCCCAGCTACACGCTGAGGAAGGGCTTCAACG ACAGACTCTTCTACATCTACACCTCTGGTACGACAGGAATGCCAAAAGCAGCCGTGGTGGTGCACAGCAG GTATTATCGCATTGTCTCCAGTACTTTTCATTCTTTTGGCCTGCGGCACGATGACATCATTTACAACTGCCTCCCTCTCTACCATTCTGCCG GTACCGTCATGGGCGTGGGCCAGTGCTTGCTCTTCGGTTTGACTGTTGTAATCAAGAGGAAGTTCTCAGCCAGTCGTTTCTGGGACGACTGCGTTAAACACAACTGCACC GTAATCCAGTACATAGGTGAGATCTGTCGCTACCTACTGGCGCAGCCAGTTCGTCAGTCTGAGGCCCTTCACCGGGTCCGCGTTGCCCTGGGCAACGGCCTCCGCTCCTCCGTGTGGGAGGAGTTTGTCCACAGATTCAGAATCAAACAGGTGGGGGAATTTTATGGTGCCACGGAGTGCAACTGTAGCCTGATCAACATAGATGGAaag GTGGGAGCGTGTGGCTTCAGCAGCCGCATCATGTCCGGCTTTTATCCCGTCAGACTAGTGAGGGTGCAGGAGAACGGAGAGCTGCTGAGGGACTCACAGGGACTCTGTATCCCCTGTCTGCCTg GCGAGCCAGGTATGGTAGTCGGACGCATCGGACACAATGATCCATTCAGGAGGTTTGATGGTTACGTTGATCTGGACTCTACTAAGCAGAAAGTAGCTCACAATGTCTTCAGTGTGGGAGACTCTGCATATGTCTCAG GTGACATAATGGTGATGGATGACTACGGCTACATCTATTTCAAGGACCGCAGCGGCGACACGTTTCGCTGGCGAGGGGAGAACGTCTCCACCACAGAGGTGGAGGGAGTCCTCAGCGCGCTGCTGGGACACACCGACGCCGCAGTCTATGGAGTGTCTGTACCAG ctgtggaggggAAAGCTGGGATGGCAGCAATAGCTCATGAAGGCCCGTTGGACCTGGATGCATTCTTGTCCTCGGTACGAAAGGCCCTGCCCTCGTACGCGTGCCCCGTCTTCCTTCGAATCATGCCGTCCGTTGACACTACAG GCACCTTTAAAATTCAGAAGATGCGGCTGCAGAGGAAAGGATACAAGCCGCAAGACGCGAGTGAGAAGATTTATTTCCTGAACAGTCGCGCCGGACGTTACGAGGCTGTGACCGATGAACTGTATGATGCCATCGTGGAGGGAAAAGTGCGTTTATGA